From one Lolium rigidum isolate FL_2022 chromosome 4, APGP_CSIRO_Lrig_0.1, whole genome shotgun sequence genomic stretch:
- the LOC124708976 gene encoding uncharacterized protein LOC124708976, with amino-acid sequence MALLRALRRALPPLASPAASLLRRAPAPAQRPLRPLPLLDPIGPRPFSAAAAAAVARAPEMGASLFKGLTETRFPKRRPGFESRRKRASLRPKGPHFWVMCKPGEPIPSSQPNKGSLKGRNEKKRIKQRKDFIMAEKRKRKAQYSVAVKRKEAERTERKMAAVARERAWVERLAELQQIEAEKKAATA; translated from the exons ATGGCGCTGCtccgagctctccggcgagccctCCCGCCGCTCGCCTCACCCGCGGCGTCTCTCCTCCGCCGCGCCCCGGCTCCTGCCCAACGCCCTCTCCGCCCTCTTCCGCTCCTGGATCCGATCGGGCCCCGGCcgttctccgccgccgccgccgcggccgtcgcGCGGGCGCCGGAAATGGGGGCCAGTCTCTTCAAGGGGCTCACGGAGACCAGGTTCCCCAAGCGGCGCCCGGGTTTCGAGTCCCGGCGGAAGAGGGCCAGCCTGCGCCCCAAAG GTCCGCATTTCTGGGTGATGTGCAAGCCAGGGGAGCCTATCCCGTCCAGCCAGCCCAATAAGGGCAGCCTGAAGGGGAGGAATGAGAAGAAGCGGATCAAGCAGCGCAAGGACTTCATCATG GCGGAAAAGAGGAAGCGCAAAGCACAGTATTCTGTTGCTGTGAAGAGAAAGGAGGCAGAAAGGACCGAGAGGAAGATGGCTGCAGTGGCAAGAGAACGGGCATGGGTGGAGAGGTTGGCAGAGCTACAACAGATAGAGGCAGAAAAGAAAGCTGCAACGGCTTAA
- the LOC124649437 gene encoding tetraspanin-6-like isoform X1: MDGMYYPQRFSNVMIGYLNLATLLASIPVIGAGLWLAKGSTTSCSSMLQTPLLIVGFIVLLISLAGFVGACFHVAWALWLYLFAVMILIGMLLGLTMFGFAVTAGGGGTQMAGRPYREYHISDYSSWLQKHIQDIKYWKPALACVVGSKACPKISNWTPMDYLQHDLTPIQSGCCKPPTACTYSGGMPVGAQDEDCFQWNNAPNILCYQCNSCKAGVMEQVRQDWHKISVLNVIVLVFLICVCACGCCAFRNARRSVSEYPYGVNRMSKISPRWDYYWWRWFRDRREQMY; this comes from the exons ATGGACGGCATGTATTACCCTCAGCGTTTCAGCAACGTGATGATCGGCTACCTCAACCTGGCGACGCTACTGGCCTCCATCCCGGTCATCGGAGCAGGGCTCTGGCTGGCCAAGGGCTCAACGACGTCGTGCTCGTCGATGCTGCAGACCCCGCTACTCATCGTCGGCTTCATCGTCCTCCTCATCTCCCTCGCCGGCTTCGTGGGCGCCTGCTTCCACGTCGCCTGGGCGCTGTGGCTGTACCTCTTCGCCGTGATGATCCTCATCGGCATGCTGCTCGGGCTCACCATGTTCGGGTTCGCCGTcacggcgggaggcggcggcacGCAGATGGCCGGCAGGCCGTACAGGGAGTACCACATCTCCGACTACTCCTCATGGCTCCAGAAGCATATCCAGGACATCAAGTACTGGAAGCCGGCGCTCGCCTGCGTTGTTGGGTCCAAGGCCTGTCCTAAGATCTCCAACTGGACTCCCATGGATTACCTCCAGCATGATCTCACGCCAATACAG TCTGGCTGCTGCAAGCCACCAACAGCGTGCACATACAGTGGTGGGATGCCAGTAGGAGCACAGGACGAGGACTGCTTCCAGTGGAACAATGCCCCGAACATCCTGTGCTACCAGTGCAACTCATGCAAGGCCGGCGTGATGGAGCAGGTGCGCCAGGACTGGCACAAGATCTCCGTGCTCAACGTCATCGTGCTCGTCTTCCTCATCTGCGTGTGTGCCTGCGGGTGTTGTGCCTTCAGAAACGCCCGCCGCTCCGTGTCCGAGTACCCATACGGGGTAAACCGCATGTCCAAGATCAGCCCACGCTGGGACTACTACTG GTGGCGATGGTTCCGCGATAGGAGAGAACAGATGTACTAG
- the LOC124649437 gene encoding tetraspanin-6-like isoform X2, whose product MDGMYYPQRFSNVMIGYLNLATLLASIPVIGAGLWLAKGSTTSCSSMLQTPLLIVGFIVLLISLAGFVGACFHVAWALWLYLFAVMILIGMLLGLTMFGFAVTAGGGGTQMAGRPYREYHISDYSSWLQKHIQDIKYWKPALACVVGSKACPKISNWTPMDYLQHDLTPIQSGCCKPPTACTYSGGMPVGAQDEDCFQWNNAPNILCYQCNSCKAGVMEQVRQDWHKISVLNVIVLVFLICVCACGCCAFRNARRSVSEYPYGVAMVPR is encoded by the exons ATGGACGGCATGTATTACCCTCAGCGTTTCAGCAACGTGATGATCGGCTACCTCAACCTGGCGACGCTACTGGCCTCCATCCCGGTCATCGGAGCAGGGCTCTGGCTGGCCAAGGGCTCAACGACGTCGTGCTCGTCGATGCTGCAGACCCCGCTACTCATCGTCGGCTTCATCGTCCTCCTCATCTCCCTCGCCGGCTTCGTGGGCGCCTGCTTCCACGTCGCCTGGGCGCTGTGGCTGTACCTCTTCGCCGTGATGATCCTCATCGGCATGCTGCTCGGGCTCACCATGTTCGGGTTCGCCGTcacggcgggaggcggcggcacGCAGATGGCCGGCAGGCCGTACAGGGAGTACCACATCTCCGACTACTCCTCATGGCTCCAGAAGCATATCCAGGACATCAAGTACTGGAAGCCGGCGCTCGCCTGCGTTGTTGGGTCCAAGGCCTGTCCTAAGATCTCCAACTGGACTCCCATGGATTACCTCCAGCATGATCTCACGCCAATACAG TCTGGCTGCTGCAAGCCACCAACAGCGTGCACATACAGTGGTGGGATGCCAGTAGGAGCACAGGACGAGGACTGCTTCCAGTGGAACAATGCCCCGAACATCCTGTGCTACCAGTGCAACTCATGCAAGGCCGGCGTGATGGAGCAGGTGCGCCAGGACTGGCACAAGATCTCCGTGCTCAACGTCATCGTGCTCGTCTTCCTCATCTGCGTGTGTGCCTGCGGGTGTTGTGCCTTCAGAAACGCCCGCCGCTCCGTGTCCGAGTACCCATACGGG GTGGCGATGGTTCCGCGATAG
- the LOC124646808 gene encoding protein Rf1, mitochondrial-like: AASTTPMSRLHRRFSSSISPRARSWSPHSAFAAATERVRAGTLTSEDAHHLFDQLLARPAPVHVRSLNGFLAALARAPDSATCRDGPALAIALFSHVCRQESGQRMAALTVHTYGILMDCCCRARLPELGLALFGRLLRTGLKTNEIICSTLLKCLCCAKRTNEAVNLLLHWMSDPGGVTNAFSCSIVLKSLCDHSRSQEALDLLQTVAKKGGACSLDVVAYSTIIHGFFKEGQIGKACDLFHEMAQQGVLPNVVTYNSIIDALCKARAMDKAELFLRQMIGNGVPPDKVTYTSMIHGYSTLGSWKEATKTFRQMTSQGLIPDAFTWNSFMASLCKHGRSREAAEFFHSMTAKGHHKPDIFSYSILLHGYASEGCFADMINLFNSMESNGIVPDYHVRTILIDAYAKCGMMDEAMLIFTEMAGQGVSPDVFTFSSVIAAFCRMGRLADAIEKFNQMISIGIQPNAVVYRSLIQGFCTHGDLVKAKELVYEMMNKGIPRPTIAFFSSIINSLCKEGRVSDAWPIFDLVIHFGERPDVIIFNSLIDGYCLVGKMEKAMRVIDSMVSVGIEPNDVSYNTLVNGYCRTERIDDGLILFREMLHKRVKPTTVTYNIILDGLFRSGRTVAAKKMFHEMIESGTTVKISTYNILLGGLCGNNCTDEAIVLFQKLGAMHVKFDIAILNIMINAMYKVQRKEEANELFAALSARGLVPNASTYGIMIRNLLKEGLVEEAENMFSSMEKSGCAPSSRLINDIIRMMLEKGEIVKAGNYMSKVDGKGISLEASTISLLMSLFSKNGKYQDKIKSLPVKYQFFDGVS; this comes from the coding sequence GCTGCGTCCACCACGCCCATgtcccgcctccaccgccgcttctcctcctccatctcgccgcgcGCACGCTCCTGGTCTCCCCACTCCGCCTTTGCCGCGGCCACGGAGCGCGTGCGCGCCGGGACGCTCACTTCGGAAGACGCACACCACCTGTTCGACCAATTGCTAGCGCGGCCAGCCCCGGTCCACGTGCGCTCTCTCAAcggcttcctcgccgccctcgcccgtgCGCCGGACTCCGCCACCTGCCGAGATGGCCCCGCCCTCGCCATCGCCCTCTTCAGCCATGTGTGCCGACAAGAATCCGGCCAGCGGATGGCGGCTCTCACAGTCCACACCTACGGCATCCTCATGGACTGCTGCTGCCGCGCACGCCTCCCGGAACTTGGGCTTGCCTTATTCGGTCGCCTTCTGAGGACGGGCCTCAAGACAAATGAGATCATCTGCAGCACCCTCCTCAAGTGCCTCTGTTGCGCAAAACGGACCAATGAGGCTGTCAACCTCTTGCTTCATTGGATGTCTGACCCTGGCGGTGTGACTAATGCCTTCTCATGCTCCATTGTTCTGAAGAGCTTATGTGACCATAGCAGGAGCCAGGAGGCGCTCGACCTGCTCCAGACGGTGGCAAAAAAAGGAGGCGCCTGCTCCCTCGATGTGGTGGCATATAGCACCATCATCCACGGCTTCTTTAAGGAAGGGCAAATTGGCAAGGCATGCGATCTATTCCATGAAATGGCGCAGCAAGGGGTTTTGCCTAATGTGGTCACTTATAACTCGATTATCGATGCGCTGTGCAAGGCCCGAGCGATGGACAAGGCAGAGTTGTTCCTTCGGCAGATGATTGGCAATGGTGTTCCGCCCGATAAAGTTACGTACACTAGCATGATCCATGGATATTCCACTCTGGGAAGTTGGAAGGAGGCAACTAAAACGTTCAGACAAATGACAAGCCAGGGCCTTATACCAGATGCTTTTACTTGGAATTCGTTCATGGCCTCCCTTTGCAAGCATGGAAGAAGCAGAGAAGCTGCAGAATTTTTTCATTCCATGACTGCCAAGGGCCACCACAAGCCagatatcttctcatactctattcTGCTTCACGGGTATGCCTCTGAAGGATGCTTTGCCGACATGATTAATCTCTTCAATTCTATGGAAAGCAATGGCATTGTACCTGACTACCATGTTCGCACCATATTAATTGATGCGTATGCTAAATGTGGAATGATGGATGAAGCTATGCTCATATTTACTGAAATGGCAGGACAAGGAGTGAGTCCGGATGTCTTCACCTTTTCAAGTGTAATTGCTGCATTTTGTAGAATGGGCAGGCTTGCTGATGCTATAGAAAAATTCAATCAGATGATTTCTATTGGAATACAACCGAATGCAGTTGTGTATCGCTCCCTAATTCAAGGTTTTTGTACACATGGGGATTTGGTGAAAGCCAAGGAGTTGGTTTATGAAATGATGAACAAAGGTATTCCTCGTCCTACCATTGCGTTCTTCAGTTCAATAATAAACAGTTTATGCAAAGAAGGAAGGGTTTCGGATGCATGGCCTATCTTTGACTTAGTTATACACTTCGGTGAGAGACCTGACGTCATTATATTTAATTCGCTGATTGATGGATATTGCTTAGTTGGCAAGATGGAGAAAGCAATGAGAGTGATTGATTCCATGGTATCAGTTGGCATTGAGCCTAATGATGTTTCATACAATACACTTGTTAATGGCTATTGCAGAACTGAAAGGATCGATGATGGGTTGATTCTATTCAGAGAAATGTTGCATAAGAGAGTTAAACCTACAACTGTTACATATAACATCATACTAGATGGGCTATTTCGTTCTGGGAGaactgttgctgcaaagaaaatgTTCCACGAGATGATAGAAAGTGGAACCACGGTGAAGATTTCCACATATAATATACTACTTGGAGGACTTTGTGGAAATAATTGCACCGATGAGGCAATCGTCCTGTTCCAAAAATTAGGTGCAATGCATGTGAAGTTCGATATTGCAATACTCAATATCATGATTAATGCAATGTACAAGGTTCAGAGAAAAGAAGAAGCTAACGAATTGTTTGCTGCTTTATCAGCTCGTGGCTTGGTACCTAATGCTTCCACATACGGAATAATGATAAGAAATCTTCTAAAAGAAGGATTGGTGGAAGAAGCTGAAAATATGTTTTCCTCAATGGAGAAGAGTGGTTGTGCTCCCAGCTCTCGTCTTATAAATGATATCATCAGAATGATGTTGGAAAAAGGTGAGATAGTCAAGGCAGGAAATTATATGTCTAAAGTTGATGGCAAAGGCATCTCACTTGAAGCTTCAACTATTTCTTTGCTGATGTCTCTCTTTTCAAAGAACGGGAAATATCAGGACAAAATAAAATCGCTCCCTGTAAAGTACCAATTTTTTGATGGAGTCAGCTGA